One Desulfuromonas thiophila genomic window carries:
- the aroE gene encoding shikimate dehydrogenase has translation MSGQLIRGSTAVYGILGDPVRHSLSPRMHNAAFAALGLDAVYVPFAVPPAHLAMAVAGWRALGVRGGNVTIPHKQAIVPLLDELDDFARLCGAVNTLVRDGDRLVGYNTDGPGLVRSLLEDLDFEPDGRCLFLLGAGGAARGAALALAQRRPACLVLANRTLARAEELRALLCRYDPQLDCRVCPLTPAALADWAPQVDLLLNTSTLGLRGEDCDFLPWALFPPHLRVYDAVYAPQDTPLVARARASGLRACDGLGMLIGQGQLAFTLWTGRDPGNLLRQALA, from the coding sequence ATGAGTGGTCAGCTCATTCGTGGCAGCACAGCCGTTTATGGAATCCTGGGCGACCCGGTGCGGCATTCGCTGTCGCCGCGGATGCACAACGCTGCTTTTGCTGCCCTGGGGTTGGATGCTGTCTATGTGCCCTTTGCCGTGCCCCCGGCCCATCTGGCGATGGCGGTGGCTGGCTGGCGTGCTTTGGGGGTGCGGGGAGGTAATGTCACGATTCCACATAAACAGGCCATCGTTCCTCTGCTGGACGAACTGGATGACTTTGCCCGCCTGTGCGGTGCTGTCAATACCCTGGTGCGTGACGGAGACCGGTTGGTGGGGTACAATACCGATGGCCCCGGGCTGGTGCGTTCCTTGCTTGAGGATTTGGATTTCGAGCCGGACGGGCGCTGTCTGTTTTTATTGGGGGCGGGCGGTGCGGCGCGTGGTGCGGCCCTGGCCTTGGCACAGCGCCGGCCAGCCTGTCTGGTGTTGGCCAATCGTACGCTGGCGCGGGCCGAGGAGCTCCGCGCGTTGTTGTGCCGCTATGATCCGCAGCTGGACTGTCGGGTCTGTCCTCTGACGCCGGCGGCGCTGGCTGACTGGGCGCCGCAGGTAGATCTGCTGCTCAATACCAGTACGCTGGGTTTGCGGGGTGAGGACTGTGATTTTTTGCCCTGGGCCCTGTTTCCACCCCATCTGCGGGTTTATGACGCGGTTTATGCTCCGCAAGACACGCCGCTGGTGGCCCGGGCTCGCGCCTCTGGTCTGCGGGCCTGTGACGGTCTGGGCATGCTGATCGGACAGGGACAGCTGGCTTTTACCCTCTGGACCGGCCGCGATCCAGGGAATTTATTGCGTCAGGCTCTGGCCTGA